The Stomatobaculum sp. F0698 genomic sequence AGCCAGGAGGCGCGGGAGGCCGCTGCCGCAGAGCGCATATTCGGGCTCCTGCCGACAGACCAGGCGGAAGAGTTCCGAGCCCTCTTTGAGGAGTTTGATGCGGGAGAGAGTGCCGATGCGCGCTTTGCGCGCGCCATGGATAACCTCCAGCCTCTCCTCCTAAACGACAGCAACGACGGCGGAGACTGGAAAGAGCATGCGGTGACAGAGGAGCAGGTCTACGGGCGGCAGCGCCGCACGGAACTCGGCTCGAGCGAACTCTTTCGGGTCACGGATGAAATCTTAAAGCGCCACGTGGCTGCGGGCCATATCAGACGGGATGAGGCACGGGCGCCCGAGCAAGGCTAAGGTTATGACAGACACACAAAACGGAGCGCGGCGAAAGCCGCGCTCCGTTTTGTGTGCTGCGTTTACTCAATCACGGAACCGAAGTACTGGTAGTCCTCGTTCTGTAGGTTTTTCAGGAAGTCCTGAATCTTTTGGGTAGAAGAGAGCTTGTCGCTCGATGCGGAATCCGCATTGATGCTGTCGATGATATAAGCGAGATAGGGACTCATATCCGCCTCCAGATACCAGGGCTCATCGAGGAGTTCCGGTCTCCGGTAGTTTAAGTTGGTTGTGCAGACATAATCGATGATGCCGGCATCGTACTTCTCGCGGAAGCTCTTCACACCGTTCGTGAAGAGACCGAAGGTCGCGCAGACAATAACGCGTCTGCAGCCGCGGTCTTTCAGGTTCTTTGCGGTGTCGAGCATGCTCTCGCCGGAGGAAATCATATCGTCGATAATCAGCACATCTTTGTCCTTCACGCTCGCGCCGAGGAACTCATGTGCGACAATCGGGTTTCTGCCGTCGACAATCTTCGAGTAGTCGCGGCGCTTGTAGAACATGCCGGTGTCGACGCCGAGGATGTTCGAGATGTAGATGGCACGATCCATTGCGCCTTCGTCCGGGCTGATAATCATGAGGTTTTCCTTGTCGGCCTTCAGATCCGGAATGTTTAAGAAGCAGGTCTTAATGAACTGATAGGTCGGCATGAAGTTGTCAAAGCCGGAGAGCGGGGTCGCGTTCTGCACACGCGGATCGTGAGCGTCGAAGGTGATGAAGTTTTCAATGCCCATATTTGCGAGCTCGGTCAGCATGTAAGCGCAGTCCAAGGACTCTCGCTTGGTTCTTCTGTGCTGACGGCCCTCATAGAGGAAGGGCATGATGACGTTGACGCGGTGTGCAGCAGCGCCGCCGGCCGCGATGATACGCTTCAAGTCCTGGAAGTGGTCGTCCGGAGACATGTGGTTCTCGTTGCCGTCCACCTTGTAGGTCAGAGAATAATTGGTGACATCGACCATGACAAAGAGGTCGGAGCCGCGGACGGACTCGTTGATGACACCCTTGCCCTCGCCGGTGCCGAAGCGCGGGCAACTGATGGAGAGGAGATAGGAATCGGCGTCATAGCCGCGATAGTGAAGGGAGCGGCGACGCTCCTCGGTTTCTTCCTCGCCGGACGCGCGCATGCGTACGAGATGGGCGTTTACTTTCTCCGCGAGATCACGACAGCTCTCGAGCGCAGCGATTTTCAGCGGCGCGACGGGAAGACGATTGTTTTCGGTGGACTGATTTGACATCTTTCTTCGTTCTCCTTCTAAAAATAGCGTGGTCTGTCTGAGACATGGCATATTTTCTAAATCATAGCATTTTCAATTCTTTGCCGCAAGGTCGCGTTGCAAAGCAGGGCTAATTCATGTAAAATGCGATAAAGCAAAGGAGTGGGATTGTGGCGGAAAACTTAGGACATGTAATCGCCGCCGTGGAGCCTGGGAGCGCCGCAGCGGAGTTGGAAATTGCGGCGGGAGACCGCCTCTTGGAAGTAAACGGAAAAGCGGTTGCGGATGTCTTCGACTACCGCTACCAGGTGAGCGCGGAAGTTATCACCCTGCTCGTCCTAAAGCCGGACGGTGAGGAGTGGGAGTACGAGATTGAAAACGGCGGAGAGGATCCGGGTCTGGTCTTTGAAAACGGCCTGATGAGCGAATATCGCTCGTGCTCAAACGGCTGTATTTTTTGCTTCATCGATCAGATGCCGGGAGGAATGCGGGACACACTCTATTTTAAAGACGATGACTCGCGTCTCAGTTTCCTCCAGGGAAATTATGTGACGCTCACCAATATGAAGGACGCGGATATTGAGCACATCATAAAATATCGACTGGAGCCCATCAATATCTCTGTCCATACGACCAATCCCTCGCTTCGTGTGCGCATGCTGAAAAATCGTTTTGCCGGTGAAAAATTGCGCTACCTCGATAAGCTCTATGACGCGGGCATACAGATGAACGGGCAGATTGTGCTCTGCAAGGGCTATAACGACGGGGATGAATTGCGCCGCAGTCTCACGGATTTACTCCGCTATGCGCCTCTCATGCAGTCGGTATCGGTGGTGCCGGTCGGTCTTACAAATTACCGAGACAAGCTGGAGAAACTGGAGCTTCTCGGACCTGAGGACTGTGCCGAAGCCATCGATATTATAGAAGAGACGCAGCGCCTTGCCATGGAAAAGTGTGGCATCCACTTTGTTCAAGCCTCGGATGAGTTTTATCTGACCGCGGGTCGGCCGCTCCCCGAGCCCTCTCGCTACGACGGTTATCCGCAGCTTGAGAACGGTGTCGGCATGCTGACCCTCTTACACGAGGAAATCACTGAGGCGCTTCAAAGCGTCGTGCCGTCTGCCGAGACAGAGACCGTGAGCACCTTCAGCGGTCTGCTTGCCGCGCCCTCGCTCGCGCGGGAACTTGCGCGCATCGGAGAGAAGCTTCCCGCGAAGAACATCCTGTTCTATCCGCTTGAGAATCATTTCTTCGGCGAAAAAATTACGGTGACCGGGTTACTTACCGGACGGGACATCCTGGACGGACTGCGGGGCAAGCCCCTCGGCGACCGCCTCTTATTGCCGCAGTGTGTGTTTCGAAGCGGCGAGGAAGTGCTGCTCGACGATATGACGCGATCGGATCTCGAGCGGGAACTCGGTGTTCGCTGCGTTATCATCGGCATGGGTGGGGATGATCTGGTGGACGCAATCAATGACAGGGAATACAGCTACATGGGCGGCGGCAGCGCCTATGAACTTGCAACCGAGAAATTTCACAAAGGCTGAACGCCTTGCGCTATGAAAAGGAGAAGGAAATGAGTAAACCAATCGTCGCAATCGTCGGACGGCCGAATACGGGAAAATCCTCGCTCTTCAATGCAATTGCGGGAGAGCCGATTTCGATTGTCAAAGACATCCCCGGTGTCACCCGGGACCGAATTTATGCGGACTGCAGCTGGCTCAATCGTGACTTCACGCTGATTGACACCGGCGGTATCGAGCCGGAGTCGAGAGACAAGCTCCTCGTCTCCATGCGCGAGCAGGCGCAGATCGCCATAGATACCGCGGATGTTATCATCTTTCTCACCGACGTGAGAACCGGTGTCACGGATGCGGACGACCGCGTCGCGGACATGCTGCGCCGCGCAAAGAAGCCGGTGGTGCTCGCGGTCAATAAGGTGGACAGTTTCGCAAAGTTTGAGAACGATATTTACGAGTTCTATAACCTCGCCTGCGGAGATCCGGTTCCGGTTTCGGCGGCGAGCCGCCTCGGCATCGGAGATTTGCTCGAGGCGGTTGAGGCGCACTTCCCGCCGATTTCGGAGACGGAAGAGGAAGAGGACGAGCGCCCGAAGGTAGCGCTGATCGGAAAACCGAATGTGGGAAAGAGTTCCATCATCAACCGCCTGCTCGGCGAAAACCGCGTGATTGTCTCGGACATTGCGGGAACGACGCGCGACGCAATCGATACGGTCGTGGTGCACGAGGGGCAGGAGTATGTCTTCATTGACACGGCGGGCATACGGCGAAAGTCCAAGATTCACGAGGATATTGAGCGCTACTCCATCATCCGCTCCGTGACTGCGGTGGAGCGGGCGGATGTCGTGCTCCTGGTCATCGATGCGAGCGAGGGCGTAACCGAGCAGGATGCAAAGATTGCGGGTGTGGCCCATGAGAAGGGCAAAGGCATACTCGTGGTCGTGAACAAGTGGGATCTTGTCGAGAAGGACGGGAAGACCATGAAGGAGTTCACCGAAAAGATTCAGGGAACCCTTTCCTTCATGAACTATGCGGAGTTCCTCTTTGTGTCGGCTGCGACGGGCCAGCGCATGAACAAGCTCTTTGAGCTCATTGACATGATACGTTCCTCTCAGACGCTGCGTATCCGCACGGGCGTCTTGAACGAGATTATTACCGAGGCGACGGTTTTAAAGCAGCCGCCGTCCGACAAGGGGCACAGACTGAAGATTTTCTATGCGTCTCAGGTTGCGGTGAAACCGCCGACCTTCGTGTTCTTTGTGAACAGCAAGGAACTTATGCATTTTTCGTATCAGCGCTATCTTGAAAACCGTATCCGAGAAGCTTTCGGCTTCCGCGGGACCATGCTGCGCTTCTTTATCCGGGAGCGGCAGGGAAAGGATAAGGAGTGATTGATGATGGAAAAAATACTCTGGCTCGCAATCGGTTATCTGTTCGGTAGTTTTCAGAGCGGTTATTTTCTCGGCAAGGCGAAGGGCATAGATGTTCGGAATTACGGGAGCCATTCGACCGGAGCGACCAATTCGCTCCGCGTCATGGGAACCGGAGCCGGTATTCTGGTCCTATTGCTCGATGCGGCGAAGGCGATTATCCCCTGCTTGCTCGCACGTCACTATTTTGCGGGACAGCCGGAGCTCACGCTTCTCATGGCGCTTTGGACGGCGACGGGTGTCATGCTCGGACATGACTATCCCTTCTACCTCGGCTTTCGAGGCGGAAAGGGCGTTGCAAGTACGGTCGGCGTGCTGCTTGCGCTCGACTGGCGCGTTGCGCTCGCGTGGTGCCTCCTTTTCATTGTAACCTGCTTCTTGTTTCACTATGTTTCGCTCTCATCCATTCTTTCGATGGTGTTTTTATTGGTACTCGTGTCGGTTCTCTACTTCCGGCATACGCTGCCGGTCGGAGAGACACAGAGTCTTGAATTCCTGGCGCTCGGCCTCTTTAACCCGCTGCTCTCGATTTTCCGCCATCGCGCGAACATCGGGCGCTTGGTGCGCGGCGAAGAGAGCCCATTGCGCCTGTTTACGCGCGGTATGGAGGTGAAGTGATGGCTAAGGCTTCGGTATTGGGGGCGGGCGCCTGGGGTACGGCGCTCGCAATGCTGCTCTCGGACAACGGACATGAGGTAACGCTTTGGTCTCCCTTTGCGGAGCAGACCGAAGAGCTTCGACGCACGCGGAAGTCCGCGGCACTCGGTGAAGTCGAACTTCCCGAGAGCCTTTGCTTTACCTCGGACTTAAAGGAAGCGGCGGAGGGGAGAGAGCTTTTGGTCTTTGCCACCGCATCGGTGTATACGCGCGGTGTCGCCAAAGAGGTAAAGCCCTTTGTGAAGCCCGGACAGCTCATTGTCTGTGTTGCCAAGGGAATCGAAGACAAGAGTCTTCTCTTTCAGACGGATGAAGTCAAGCAGGAGATTCCGGATGCGCTTGTGACCTGTCTCTCCGGACCGAGTCATGCGGAAGAAGTCGCAAGACGGCTCCCGACGACCTGCGTCGCGGGAGCGGAGGACAGCGAAGTTGCCGCGAAGGTGCAACAGCTCTTTATGAACCGTGTGTTCCGTGTGTATACTTCAACCGATGTGAGAGGGATTGAGCTCGGCGGCGCGGTCAAAAATGTGATTGCGCTCGCCGCGGGCATTGCAGACGGACTCGGTTACGGAGACAACACGAAGGCTGCGTTAATTACGCGCGGTATCGCCGAGACCGCACGTCTCGGTGTGAAAATCGGGGCAAACTGGGAGACCTTCGCCGGTCTCACCGGCATCGGCGACCTCATTGTGACCTGCGCGAGTATGCACTCGCGAAACCGGAGAGCCGGCATCCTGATCGGGCAGGGCAAGTCGATGGAAGAAGCCATGCGCGAGGTCGGGCAGGTTGTGGAAGGCGTTTACTCCGCGAAAGCGGCACTTGCGCTCGCAGAGCGGGAGCAGGTCGAAATGCCGATTGTCGAGGTTGTGAACCGCGTACTGTTTTCGGGCCTTTCGGCGGCGGAAGCCGTGCAGATGCTCATGGAGCGCGATCCGGTTGCGGAGTGGAATCATATATAAAAGAAAGAACGCTCTTTCATCAAAGAAACCAAAAGCGATGGGGATACGGAACGGCAAATACCAAAACTGCCGAATCTCTATATTTTGCGTCTCGCCGGTTGACATCTCTACATATGCTCTTTATAATCTTCGACATATCTGTTTGGTATGTTGAATTGGGAGGAAGTCAGTATGAAAAAAGTGTTATCGGCAATTTTGGCTGCTTCTATGGTCCTGAGCCTCGCGGCTTGCGGACAGCAGAAGAGCACTGAGAGCAAGGCATCCGGTGAGAGCAAGGCTGAAGGACAGAGCGAGACGGGCGCTGAGGGTGCGGTCTGGAAAATCGGCGGTATCGGCCCGGTGACCGGCGGCGCGGCGGTTTACGGCCTCTCCTGCAAGAACGCACAACAGCTTGCGGTGGATGAGATTAACGCGGCGGGCGGTATCAACGGCTACAAGGTCGAAATTGAGTTCGACGATGATGAGCACGATGCCGAGAAGTCGGTCAATGCATACAACCACTTGAAGGACTGGGGCATGCAGATGCTGCTCGGTACGGTTACGAGCGCGCCCTGCATTCAGGTTTCGAATGAGTCCGTGAAGGACAATATGTTCCAGCTGACCCCGTCGGGTTCTGCGCCGGACTGCATCGCGAATTCCAACACCTTTGCGGTTTGCTTCTCGGATCCGCAGCAGGGTGAGAAGTCCGCGGAGTACATCGGCAGCCATAAGCTCGCAACGAAGATCGGTATCCTCTACGACTCTTCCGATGTTTACTCGAGCGGTATTCACGACAGCTTTGTCGAGAACGCAGAGAAGAACGGTCTTCAGATTGTTGCGGACGAGCAGTTCACGGCAGACAATAAGACGGACTTTAACATTCAGCTTCAGAACATCCGTAATTCCGGCGCAGAGCTTGTTTTCCTGCCCTTCTACTACACCGAGGCGGCGCTCGTCTTGAAGCAGAGCAAGGACATGGGCTACAGCCCGATTTTCTTCGGCTGCGACGGTATGGACGGTATTCTGAACCTCGAGGGCTTTGACAAGTCGCTTGCGGAGGGCCTTATGCTTCTGACCCCGTTCTCCGCGGATGCGAAGGATGAG encodes the following:
- a CDS encoding HD domain-containing protein, producing MKERLKKQLAFALELDKEKSVFRQTHLSNHGRRENDAEHAWHMALMAYLLREYANEAVDIARVMLMCLLHDVVEIDAGDTYAYDEAAKKSQEAREAAAAERIFGLLPTDQAEEFRALFEEFDAGESADARFARAMDNLQPLLLNDSNDGGDWKEHAVTEEQVYGRQRRTELGSSELFRVTDEILKRHVAAGHIRRDEARAPEQG
- a CDS encoding ribose-phosphate pyrophosphokinase — protein: MSNQSTENNRLPVAPLKIAALESCRDLAEKVNAHLVRMRASGEEETEERRRSLHYRGYDADSYLLSISCPRFGTGEGKGVINESVRGSDLFVMVDVTNYSLTYKVDGNENHMSPDDHFQDLKRIIAAGGAAAHRVNVIMPFLYEGRQHRRTKRESLDCAYMLTELANMGIENFITFDAHDPRVQNATPLSGFDNFMPTYQFIKTCFLNIPDLKADKENLMIISPDEGAMDRAIYISNILGVDTGMFYKRRDYSKIVDGRNPIVAHEFLGASVKDKDVLIIDDMISSGESMLDTAKNLKDRGCRRVIVCATFGLFTNGVKSFREKYDAGIIDYVCTTNLNYRRPELLDEPWYLEADMSPYLAYIIDSINADSASSDKLSSTQKIQDFLKNLQNEDYQYFGSVIE
- a CDS encoding DUF512 domain-containing protein: MAENLGHVIAAVEPGSAAAELEIAAGDRLLEVNGKAVADVFDYRYQVSAEVITLLVLKPDGEEWEYEIENGGEDPGLVFENGLMSEYRSCSNGCIFCFIDQMPGGMRDTLYFKDDDSRLSFLQGNYVTLTNMKDADIEHIIKYRLEPINISVHTTNPSLRVRMLKNRFAGEKLRYLDKLYDAGIQMNGQIVLCKGYNDGDELRRSLTDLLRYAPLMQSVSVVPVGLTNYRDKLEKLELLGPEDCAEAIDIIEETQRLAMEKCGIHFVQASDEFYLTAGRPLPEPSRYDGYPQLENGVGMLTLLHEEITEALQSVVPSAETETVSTFSGLLAAPSLARELARIGEKLPAKNILFYPLENHFFGEKITVTGLLTGRDILDGLRGKPLGDRLLLPQCVFRSGEEVLLDDMTRSDLERELGVRCVIIGMGGDDLVDAINDREYSYMGGGSAYELATEKFHKG
- the der gene encoding ribosome biogenesis GTPase Der → MSKPIVAIVGRPNTGKSSLFNAIAGEPISIVKDIPGVTRDRIYADCSWLNRDFTLIDTGGIEPESRDKLLVSMREQAQIAIDTADVIIFLTDVRTGVTDADDRVADMLRRAKKPVVLAVNKVDSFAKFENDIYEFYNLACGDPVPVSAASRLGIGDLLEAVEAHFPPISETEEEEDERPKVALIGKPNVGKSSIINRLLGENRVIVSDIAGTTRDAIDTVVVHEGQEYVFIDTAGIRRKSKIHEDIERYSIIRSVTAVERADVVLLVIDASEGVTEQDAKIAGVAHEKGKGILVVVNKWDLVEKDGKTMKEFTEKIQGTLSFMNYAEFLFVSAATGQRMNKLFELIDMIRSSQTLRIRTGVLNEIITEATVLKQPPSDKGHRLKIFYASQVAVKPPTFVFFVNSKELMHFSYQRYLENRIREAFGFRGTMLRFFIRERQGKDKE
- the plsY gene encoding glycerol-3-phosphate 1-O-acyltransferase PlsY is translated as MMEKILWLAIGYLFGSFQSGYFLGKAKGIDVRNYGSHSTGATNSLRVMGTGAGILVLLLDAAKAIIPCLLARHYFAGQPELTLLMALWTATGVMLGHDYPFYLGFRGGKGVASTVGVLLALDWRVALAWCLLFIVTCFLFHYVSLSSILSMVFLLVLVSVLYFRHTLPVGETQSLEFLALGLFNPLLSIFRHRANIGRLVRGEESPLRLFTRGMEVK
- a CDS encoding NAD(P)H-dependent glycerol-3-phosphate dehydrogenase → MAKASVLGAGAWGTALAMLLSDNGHEVTLWSPFAEQTEELRRTRKSAALGEVELPESLCFTSDLKEAAEGRELLVFATASVYTRGVAKEVKPFVKPGQLIVCVAKGIEDKSLLFQTDEVKQEIPDALVTCLSGPSHAEEVARRLPTTCVAGAEDSEVAAKVQQLFMNRVFRVYTSTDVRGIELGGAVKNVIALAAGIADGLGYGDNTKAALITRGIAETARLGVKIGANWETFAGLTGIGDLIVTCASMHSRNRRAGILIGQGKSMEEAMREVGQVVEGVYSAKAALALAEREQVEMPIVEVVNRVLFSGLSAAEAVQMLMERDPVAEWNHI
- a CDS encoding ABC transporter substrate-binding protein — encoded protein: MKKVLSAILAASMVLSLAACGQQKSTESKASGESKAEGQSETGAEGAVWKIGGIGPVTGGAAVYGLSCKNAQQLAVDEINAAGGINGYKVEIEFDDDEHDAEKSVNAYNHLKDWGMQMLLGTVTSAPCIQVSNESVKDNMFQLTPSGSAPDCIANSNTFAVCFSDPQQGEKSAEYIGSHKLATKIGILYDSSDVYSSGIHDSFVENAEKNGLQIVADEQFTADNKTDFNIQLQNIRNSGAELVFLPFYYTEAALVLKQSKDMGYSPIFFGCDGMDGILNLEGFDKSLAEGLMLLTPFSADAKDEKTQKFVAAYKERFKEVPIQFAADTYDGMYAIKAAAEKANLNPSMSVEELGKAMEQAITEIQLEGLTGTITWNADGSPSKEPKAVVIKDGAYQSIED